The Spirochaetaceae bacterium genome includes the window CGGACGAAGCGACGTCCGGTACAGCAACCTGGACAAGGTGTTCTGGCCGGCCGAGGGCTATACCAAGGGCGACCTGCTGGCGTTCTACGAGCAGGTGTCCGACCACCTGCTGCCCTACCTGCGCGACCGGCCCGTGCACATGAACCGCTTCCCGGACGGCATCGGCGGCAAGTCGTTCTTCCAGCGCCAGGCGCCGGCCGGGATTCCGGACTGGGTGGAGCTGGTGGAGGTGGACGACCGCCACACCCGGCAGTTCATCTGCAACGACCTGCGCACCCTGCTCTACCTGGTCAACCTGGGCAGCATCGAGCTGCATCCCTGGCTGTCGCGGCGCAGCAGCCTGGCCGTACCCGACTACGCGGTGCTGGACCTGGACGCCAAGGAGGCCAGTTTCGCCAACGCCGTGCGCGTGGCGCGTACGGCCGGCAAGGTGCTGCGCGGCATCGGCCTGCGCCCCGCCATCAAGACCTCCGGCGCGTCCGGACTGCACGTGTACGTCGCGCTGGCCGGCGGATTCAGCTACGAGCAGGTGCGGCTGTTCATGGAGGCGGTGGCGCGCGTGGTGGCGCGCGAGCTGCCCGACATCGCGAGCGTGGAACGCCTGCCGCGGGGCCGCGGCGGCAAGGTGTACGTCGACTTCCTGCAGAACCGCAGGAGCGCCACGGTGGTGCCGCCGTACGCGGTGCGGCCGGTGGCGGGCGCGCGCGTGTCGATGCCGCTGGAGTGGGACGAGCTGGACGGCGGCCTGCACCCGAGCCGGTTCACCATCGCCAACGTGCCGGAGATGCTGGTCCGCCGCGGCGACCTGTTCCGCGCTACCCTGACCGATCCGCAGGACTTCGCGCCGGCCATCGACAAGCTGCAGATCTATCTCGCCGACGCGTCTCCCTGACGCGGCTCCCGGCGCGCGGTAGAATGGCGCCGGGAGGCGCAACGACGAACATGGGCAATGCCAACGGCTGCCGCGGGCTCAGTGCCGAGCAGGTGGACCGGTTTCAGCGCGACGGGTACGTCAGGCTCGGCCGCGCCTTTGCCATCCACTTCATGACGCCCGGCACCAAGTCGCGGCGCACCGGCGATTACCTCCCGGTGTCGTTCGCGCGACCCCTGTTGCGCATGCGCGTGTAGCTGCTGTCCGCGTTCAGTCGCGTTTTGGCGGTAGGTGTTCCAACAGTTCGCGAATCGCGGTGGCCCATGAGCTGTGCGGGTCCAGGTCCAGGTAGGCTGCCCAGTGCAGGCGCGCCTCGTGGTAGCGCCCCAGGTAGACCAGCGTCTCCGCCAGGTTGCTGTGCGCATCCGCGTAGGAGGGCTCCAGTTGCAGCGCGCTGCGGTAGGCGTGCACGGCATCGTTCAACCAGCCGGTCTCGGCGAGGGCGTTGCCCAAGTTGTTGAGCGACTCCACGTACTCGGCGTCCAGTGCCACGGCCTCCCGATAACGCTCGGCGGCGGCGCGCTTGTGGTCGAGTTCGTACAGCACGTTGCCAAGATTGAAACAGGTTTCGGGATCCGGGCCGCCGGCCGCGAGCGCGCCCTCGTAGAGTTGCTGCGCCAGCTTCCACTGGCCGGCATCCTCGGCCGCGACGGCGCGCTCAAACAGACGCTCCGCGCTCGCTCCGGCAAGCCCGCCGCCGCGTCCGCCGCCGGCCCGCGCCTGCAGGTCCACAATGCGTCCCGCTTCGCGCGCCCCGGGGCGCGTCCCCTCCGTGCCGGCGTCGCCCTCCGGCTGCCTGCCGGCCGGCTGCATGCCGGATGGGAGCGGAAACTCGATCGGCGGCGCGGCGCCTTCCTCCGGGGCCGCGGTGGCGGCCATCGAGAACACGTTGTCGGGCGACGTGCGCCGGCCCGGATCGGAGACGCCGCCGTGGAAGTCGAACAGCCGTTGCCCGGTGGGCTCCACCAGGCTGCCGTCGGTGAGCCGGATGCTCAGCTTGTGGTCCGGCGACAGGGTCTCGAGCTGGGTGAGCATGCGCTCGGCGTCGGGCAGCCATTGGGCCAGATCGCGAATGCTGCGGCCGATGCGCGCCGTGCTCACACCGGCACTGGTCAACGTGTGCAGCGCGCGCGCCATCGCCACTTCGCGGAAGTCGAACCAGGCCAGGCGCCGTGCCACCTTTGCCGGGCGGATCAGCTTGCGGCGCATCCAGGAACGGATGTGCGGCACCGGGATGCCCAGGATGCGGCTCAACTGGGCCGTCGTGAACAGGCGCTGCAGGTCGTCCACCTTCTCGGTCAGGCCGAGCATCTCCAGGAAGGTGGTCTCCGAGACGATCTCCAGGTCCGGGTACTGCTCCCGCAGGCGCCGGGTGCGCAGCACGCTCCGGTCCGGGAGGCCGTCGCTGCCGAGCGGCCAGGCGCCGTGCCCCACCACGAGGTAGTCGGTGCGCACGCTCGGCTCGCGCACCACGCGGCCGCCGGCCGCACCGACCCGTTCGGCGGCCTCGCGCTGCGTCATCGACGCCAGCCGGCCGGCAAACGTCACCTCCATCGCCTCGTTCACGCCTCTCCCTCCCGTACCAGCCGCTCGAAGACCGGCGCGCGCAGCAAGCCGCCGGCGGTCATTCCCACGCAGGATACGACGCAGAACAACACCGGCTCGACCCAGCACACCTGGTCGAGCTGGTCACGCGCCGAGCGGTCGCCGGGCACCGGCAACAGCGGCTCGTCGCAACGGTGGCGGCGAAGCAGGTCGTTGAGCTCCGCCCGTTCGGCCGCATCGAACCCGCCGCCCACGCGGCCGGCGTAATGCAGCCCGGCCCCCGGCTCTCGTTCGGTGGCCACCGCCAGGCTCTGAAAGTCGCGCCCTTCCTTGGCGATGAAACCCAGCACCAGGCAATGGTAGCTGACACGGCGTTTGATCTTCACCCACGCGTCGGAGCGGCGCCCGGCCAGGTAGCGGCTGTCGCGCCGCTTCGCCATGACCCCTTCCATGGCGCGCTCGCACACCTCGCGGTAGAATCGGACGCCGGCGCCGACGATGCCCTCGGAAAGAACGACGTGGTCCGACCGGCAGGCGCCGACCAGCTCCGCGAGCGGCTTGCGGCGTTCCTGCAGGGGCCGATCCATGGTAGGTGCGAAGCTCAGGTACATGAGGTCGAACACCACGTAGACGGCGGGTTGCCCGGTGCCGTCCGGCGCCCCCGAGCCGCGCCGGTCACGGCGCAGGGCGAACTCGAAGTCGGGCCGGCCCTCGTTGAACACCACGATCTCCCCGTCCACCACCGTGCCCGGCGGCAGCCGCTCCAACACGGCAAGCTCCGGGTAGTTGCCGGTGAGGTCGCTGCCGCGGCGGCTCAGCATGCGCACGCCGTGCCGATCCACCATCGTGACGGCGCGGATGCCGTCCCACTTCACCTCGAACAGGTGGCGGTCGGAGTCGAACGGCGGGCCCGACGTGGCCAGCATCGGCGCGAAGCCGGACGGCAGGCTGGCAGGGGCTATGGTCCCGGCTCCGCGGCTCAACCGGCCTTGCGCTTGTCGCCGGCCTCGGATTCGGCGTCGGCCT containing:
- a CDS encoding tetratricopeptide repeat protein, which translates into the protein MNEAMEVTFAGRLASMTQREAAERVGAAGGRVVREPSVRTDYLVVGHGAWPLGSDGLPDRSVLRTRRLREQYPDLEIVSETTFLEMLGLTEKVDDLQRLFTTAQLSRILGIPVPHIRSWMRRKLIRPAKVARRLAWFDFREVAMARALHTLTSAGVSTARIGRSIRDLAQWLPDAERMLTQLETLSPDHKLSIRLTDGSLVEPTGQRLFDFHGGVSDPGRRTSPDNVFSMAATAAPEEGAAPPIEFPLPSGMQPAGRQPEGDAGTEGTRPGAREAGRIVDLQARAGGGRGGGLAGASAERLFERAVAAEDAGQWKLAQQLYEGALAAGGPDPETCFNLGNVLYELDHKRAAAERYREAVALDAEYVESLNNLGNALAETGWLNDAVHAYRSALQLEPSYADAHSNLAETLVYLGRYHEARLHWAAYLDLDPHSSWATAIRELLEHLPPKRD